Proteins from a genomic interval of Phycisphaerae bacterium:
- a CDS encoding thiamine-phosphate kinase has product MEKSEDNLIAWISERTRSQPGTSDIPIGIGDDMAMIRTPVGEVLLTCDMLMDGVDFDTSKHTPEQIGRKALAVSLSDCAAMAVRPRWALVSVALPNTWTMEQAQRLYDGIESFAQRYEVAIIGGDTNSWNQPLAVDVTLVAEPWPGVKPVQRSGMKAHDLIIVTGELGGSLAGHHIDFEPRVREAKWLAEKLGSDLHAMIDLSDGLSTDAHRLAKASNRGIEFGEFSIELLASKAAIKTSKDDGRTVLDHVLNDGEDFELLFAVEPAAWIRLGESSEGQWLLDQKVTPRYRTIGIAEKEPGVRLKRSNATISVIEPRGWQHFK; this is encoded by the coding sequence ATGGAAAAAAGCGAAGACAACTTGATCGCCTGGATCTCTGAGCGAACTCGCTCCCAACCCGGCACCTCCGACATCCCCATCGGCATCGGCGACGACATGGCCATGATCCGCACGCCTGTCGGCGAAGTCCTCCTCACCTGCGACATGCTCATGGACGGCGTCGACTTCGACACCTCCAAACACACCCCCGAACAGATCGGTCGCAAAGCCTTGGCGGTCAGCTTGTCTGATTGCGCCGCGATGGCCGTCCGTCCGCGCTGGGCGCTGGTCAGCGTCGCCTTGCCCAACACCTGGACAATGGAACAGGCCCAACGGCTCTATGATGGAATAGAGTCGTTTGCCCAGCGCTACGAGGTCGCCATCATCGGCGGCGACACCAATAGCTGGAACCAGCCCCTCGCCGTCGATGTGACGCTCGTCGCTGAACCCTGGCCGGGAGTCAAGCCGGTGCAACGCAGCGGCATGAAGGCTCACGACCTGATAATCGTCACCGGCGAGTTGGGTGGCAGCCTCGCAGGTCATCACATCGACTTCGAACCCCGCGTCCGCGAGGCAAAGTGGTTAGCGGAGAAATTAGGCTCCGACCTGCACGCAATGATCGACCTGTCCGACGGTCTGTCCACAGACGCCCACCGACTGGCGAAGGCGTCGAACCGTGGAATTGAATTTGGCGAATTCTCGATTGAATTGCTCGCGTCGAAGGCTGCGATCAAGACGTCAAAGGACGATGGTCGAACCGTTCTCGACCATGTGCTAAACGATGGAGAGGATTTTGAGCTGTTATTTGCGGTGGAACCTGCAGCGTGGATTCGACTTGGAGAATCTTCCGAGGGCCAGTGGCTGCTCGACCAGAAAGTAACACCTCGCTATCGAACAATCGGAATCGCAGAGAAAGAGCCTGGCGTTCGACTCAAACGATCGAACGCGACAATATCCGTCATCGAACCCCGCGGATGGCAACACTTTAAATGA